The Chordicoccus furentiruminis DNA window CTTGTGGCGTAAGGCATGGGCGGATATTTCAAACGCCTACCTTGAACGAGCCGGAAGCCCGGAGCGTATCGACCACCGCAGCAACGCCGAGCGCGGCATTGGCGAGATACCCACCGTCCACATGGGCGTGGCGGCTTGCCAGATGGAGAAGAAAGGTATTGCCACCGAGAAAGGCGAACTGAACCGGAATATCCAAAAGGCAAACCGCCTTATACGGGAAATCCGAGCGCAGATTGGAAAGCTCAAAGAATGGATTGCCGACCTGTTCAAAGCGTGGGAAACCGCCCCGGAACAGCCGCAACAATCCCCCGGCCTTGCAAATCTGCTGATGAAGTATTTGAGCGTTCAGAGAGAAAAGAGCCGGAAGTATTCGCAGCGTTGGCAACAACAGCACACAGCCGATGAACTGAAAACCATAGCGGCAGCGGTCAACTATCTGACCGAGCATGGTATCTCTACCCTTGATGAGCTGGACGCAGCCCTTTCCTCTGTCAGCGAACAGGCCGACACTATCCGGGCAGGAATGAAAACCGCCGAGGAACGCATGAAGAAGCTGCAAAAGCTGATTGAATACGGGAAGAACTACACCGAGTACAAGCCCGTTCACGATGAGCTGAAAAAGCTGCAAAACGGCTGGACAAACAAGCGCGACAAGTACGAGGAAGCCCACCGCGCCGAGTTGACCCTATGGAACGCAGCAAGCCGCTATCTCCATGCAAATCTGCCGAAAGGAACAAAGACCTTGCCTATTGCGGAATGGGAACAGGAATATGCCGACCTCAAAACACAGAGGGACAGCGATTATGCCAAACTGAAAGATACCCGCGCCGATGTTTCCGAACTTCAAAAAATCCGCAAATGCGTGGATATTGCACTCCGCGCCGACCAGCCGGAGCAGACACAGACCCGCACAAAGCGGCACGACATAGACCGATGAAAGGAGTGAGTTTTTTGTACTACACCCAAGAACAGATAGACCGGGCGAACCAAGCCGACCTTGTTTTGTTCCTGCAATCGCAGGGGGAACCGCTGGAACGCGCCGGACAGGAATACCGATGGAAACGGCACGACAGCTTGACCGTCCGGGGCAACAAGTGGTATCGCCACAGCCAGAGCAAGGGCGGCGGCCCCATTGATTTTGTCATGGAGTTTTTTGGCAAGAGTTTTACCGAAGCCGTTGAACTTCTCACAGGAGAAAAGGGAGCCGCACCGCCGCCGGATAGACCAAGCTCCGCGCCCCTCTCCGACTTCCGGCTACCGCCCCGCAGCCCCGACAACCGAACAGCGAGGAACTACCTCACAGCCGCCCGCCGCATTGATGAAGATGTGACGGGCTTTTTCTTTGCCAGCGGCGATATTTACGAGGACGCAGCCCACCACAACGCCGTATTTGTGGGGCGGGACGAGGACGGAATACCGCGCTACGCCCACAGCAAGGGAACGGCGGGAAACTTCCGCCTTGATGTGAAAGGCAGCGACAAAGCCTTTAACTTCTGCTACCGGGGCGAGGGCGAAAGAGTGTTTGTCTTTGAAGCCCCCGTTGACCTGCTTTCTTTCCTCTGCCTGTTCAAAAAGGATTGGCAGAAGCAAAGCTACCTGTCATTGGGCGGCGTGGGAGAAAAAGCCCTGCTCCGCTTTCTCTCTGACCGTCCGAACATCAAGACCGTTTATCTCTGCCTTGACAGCGACGAAGCCGGAAACGACGCTTGCAGCCGCCTTGTGAAGCTCATGCCGGAGGGCTACACCGTCCACCGGCTTATCCCTCTTTTCAAGGATTGGAACGAGGTATTGCAGCACCGGGCAGAAATCACAGACGGGAAGTATTTGCGAGAAGCGGTCTACGGCTTGAAAGAGCCGCCGCAGGAAGAAACCGTTGAGATTATCCGCATGAGCGAGGTGGACACGCAGACCGTCGAATGGTTATGGGAGCCGTATATCCCCTTTGGGAAAGTAACCATTGTGCAGGGCAACCCCGGCGAGGGCAAGACCACCTTTGCCCTACGCCTTGCCGCCGCTTGTACCAACCGCAAGCCGTTCCCCCACATGGCAGTGCATGAGCCGTTCAATGTGATTTACCAGACTGCCGAGGACGGTTTGGGCGACACCATCAAGCCCCGCCTTATGGAAGCCGAAGCAGACCTTGACCGCATTCTTGTCATTGACGAGAGCAAGCAGGGGCTTTCCCTGTCCGATGAGCGCATAGAGAGAGCTATCCGACAGACCGGGGCGCGGCTGATTATCCTTGACCCCATACAGGCGTATGTGGGCGAGAAAACCGACATGAACAAGGCCAACGAGATACGCCCCATGTTCCGCCGCCTTGCCGAGATTGCCGAGCGTACCGGGTGCGCCGTTATCCTAATCGGACACCTCAACAAAGCCGCCGGAGGACAGAGCGCCTACCGGGGTTTAGGCTCCATCGACTTCCGCGCCGCAGCAAGGAGCGTCCTGCTGATCGGGCGCGTGAAACGGGAACCGAATGTGCGCGTTATCGTCCATGACAAATCTTCTCTTGCGCCGGAGGGTAAGCCCATAGCCTTTTGCCTTGACCCGGAAACGGGCTTTTCGTGGATAGGCGAGTATGACATTACCGCCGACGAGCTGCTGTCCGGCGCGGGCGGCAACACCGCCACCAAGACCGAACAGGCGGAACGGCTGATACTTGACCTGCTTGCAGACGGGAAAGAGCTTGCCAGCGAGGACCTTGTAAAGGCCGCAGCCGAAGCCGGAATATCCGAGAGGACGGTACAGAACGCCAAGCGCAACATGGGCGGTGTTTTGGGCGCAAGGCGCGTCGGCGGTCAATGGTACAACTTCATCAAGAAGAAGCAGCCGCCCGAACCCGCAAGCTGAAAACGCAAAGTGCAGACCCTTTGCGCTTTGCACTTTCGCGCTTTCGCCTTGATTGTGCGTCAATAACTCCAAATAACACTTGACAAAACGCTTCATGGGGAACCCATGCGGATATCGAGCCATTCATGGATCCGAAGTTCGAGAACAACGTGATCCTCACCCGGACCGAGCGGCTGATGATGAGCAACCGGCCGAAGAACCCGGCCAACGCCCGAAATAAGAACGTCCTGATCGTCGGCGGATCCGGCAGCGGCAAGACCCGTTTCTGGATCAAGCCCAACCTTCTGCAGCTTCACAGTTCTTATGTTTTGACTGACCCGAAAGGTACGACCCTTATCGAGGTAGGCCATGCATTTGTGAGGGCAAAATACCGGATCAAGATCTTCAATACGATCAACTTCCAGAAGTCGATGCACTACAACCGTGCGACTTGTTCGCCGCCGAAAAAGCGGCGCACAGCGCTGTTTTTATTCAGTTCTGTGAACTGATAATTCAAGAGGTGGAATGAAGGGGTAACGCCCTGAAACGCCTCCCCTGATACTCCGGCATGCAGAGCGCAAACTCTGTATGAAGCTCGGTAAAGTCGGCAGAGAGATGCCGTAACAGGTTAAGCTGACGAAAGCTGTCCAGAGGTGGGCGGTGCATCCTATATGCCGGGGGTCTATAAGATACCCATGGTGAGAATGACAGAGATGTCTGACGAAACTCCCGAATGTAAAGGTCTATAAGTGCCACGCTCAGAAATGGGTGTGTGGGTTAAAGCCCAGGCAGTGCGGTTGAGTAGAAATGGTTGTTACGAAACGCCGTGGCACGTTACAGGCGTGTCCAAGCTGTCAGGCCCAGAGGGAACACCTAAAGGTATGTATGTACAGATAGAATTATCGGAACAAGGAAAGGCAGGAAGTCCATTGGATAATCCGACGAAGAATAATAAGCGGATGAATTCCTGCTGAAAAGCAGTGGTCGAACCGATGATACCGTCTGCGAAAAAGAGGACGGTTAGGAATGGCCACGAGTCAGGCAAAACGTCAGCAGTACACAACCACTATTCATGCAGTCGAGTAAGAAAAAGAAATTGTCGCTCGGTTTCATAGGAATGGGGTGATGTACATGGCACAGAAAGCTAAGAAGAAAAGCAAGATGCGCCATGCGGAATACTATGACATGCAGAAAACCTTTGACGATCTGTATGCCGACAGCAAAAACGGTGAAGTCTTCGGGAACCTGATGGAGATCATCAGTGCCCCGAACAACATCAAGCTGGCATTCAGAAATATCAAGGGCAATGATGGCAGTCATACCGCAGGCACGGATGGGCGGACAATCGAATCATTGGCAGTCATGCCAGAGGATAAGTTTGTAAAGCTCATTCAGAAACAGTTCAGGAGGTATGAGCCTAAGGCAGTAAGAAGAGTAGAAATACCGAAGCCAAACGGAAAGCTGAGGCCTCTGGGAATACCGTGTATTGTTGATCGAATAGTACAGCAATGTATCTTGCAGGTCATGGAGCCGATCTGCGAAGCAAAGTTCTATGAGCACTCTTATGGGTTCAGGCCGTGTCGGAGCGCAGAAAACGCGATTTCCTATGCGTACGGGCTCGCTCAGATGAACAAGCTTCACTATGTAGTCGATGTGGACGTTAAAGGATTCTTCGATAACGTCGATCACAAAAAGCTGCTTAGGCAGATATGGACTTTAGGTATACGGGACACCAAGTTGATTCAGATCATCAAGGCCATGCTGAAAGCACCTATCGAAATGCCCAACGGAGAAACTGTTCTCCCATCAAAAGGAACGCCGCAAGGCGGTATCCTTTCACCACTACTGGCAAACATTGTCCTCAATGAACTGGATTGGTGGATCGCCTCTCAGTGGGATGAAATGGTGGGGCACATGAAACATCCGTGTAAAGTGACCTATTATCCCAACGGCGCTGAGAAAAAGTGCAACAGCTATACAGCCTTGAAGAAAAGCAACCTCAAGGAGATGCGGATTGTCCGCTACGCGGATGATTTCAAAATATTTTGCAGAACCAAAGAGGATGCCGAGAAAACCTACCACGCAGTCAAGGACTGGCTGTGGAAGCGGCTTAAACTGGAAGTTTCTGACGAAAAGTCGAAAGTGACTAATCTCAGGAAACGTGACAGTGAGTTTCTGGGTTTTCGCATAAAACTGCGGCGCAAAGGTAACTCATGGGTGATAACTTCAAATATCTGCGATAAAGCTACCCAAAGGATCAGCAAGGAAATGGCTGAATCCGTAAGGGCGATACAAAGCAGTAAGACGGCTGAAGAAATAAGCCTGAATGTGGGGGACTACAACGCCAAAGTGATCGGAGTGCAGGACTACTACTGCATTGCGACAAGGATCAACTTGAATTTCAGCGATATCGCCCGTCCAATCAATGGACAGCTTCTCCATCGTATTGATGGAATCAAGAAACAGGGCGAAATCAAAAACAGATATCTGAGGAAACGGTACGGAAAATCGAAACAAATGCGATGGGTTGGAGAAACGCCGCTGGTTCCATTAGCCTACGTGCAGTTCAAGATTCCGATGCGGAAAAGTCGAAAGATTAACCCGTATACGCCTGAAGGTAGAGCGGAGATACACGATAATCTCAGGATTGACGTGAATTCGATGCTCTGGCTGATGCGGCATCCGATTCCGACCGAATCGGTGAGATACAACGACAACCGGGTCTCCCTTTATGCAGGACAGGACGGCAAATGTGCGATCACCGGGAAGGAACTGGATGTGTATACCTGTGTCTGCTACAGGAAAGTGAACGATTGTAAGAAGGGCAATGACAGCTACCAGAACCTGATGCTTCTTTCGCTGCAGGGATTGGCAATAGTCAGCTCGGATGACATGGCTTCTGTAGCGGCATTGGTGAAAGAATACTCTTTGAATGCCAAAGCTATTACCAAAGTGAACAAACTGCGCGCTACCGCAGGACTGCCGCTCTTGGCGGTAAAGTAGCAAACTTAGCCAATGTGAAAGAGTGATTGTGTATCACTGCTGAAACTATGCTTGATGGAACGCCGGATGCGGTGAAAGTCGCATGTCCGGTGTGAAGTGGGGGAAAACCCGGAGACAATTTCAAAGGGTTACCTATCACTATCCTTCGCCTATGTGCACAGCGAGAAGGATATCCTGAAGCTGGTCACGACACTCATGGCAAACACGAAAGGCGAGGGAAAGGGGAGCGATCCGTTTTGGGATAAGGCGGAAACCCTGCTGTACTGTGCCCTGATCGGCTACATCCACTATGAAGCTCCGGTCGAGGAGCAGAACTTTGCTACCTTGATCGAGTTTATCAACGCTATGGAGGTCCGCGAGGATGACGAAGAGTACCAGAATCCGGTGGATCTCATGTTTGAGGCACTGAAGAAAAAGAACCCGGATCACTTTGCCGTCCGGCAATATGCCAAGTTCAAACTGGCTGCCGGCAAGACCCTCAAAAGTATCTTGGTGAGTGCCGGTGCGAGGCTTGCTCCCTTTGATATCCAGGAGGTCCGGGAGATCACAATGTACGATGAGCTGGAGCTGGATACCCTGGGCGACCAGAAGACAGCGTTGTTTTTGATGATGTCGGATACGGACGGATCTTTCAACTTCCTGATCAGCATGATCTACACGCAGCTCTTTAACCTGCTCTGTGAAAAGGCGGATGATGTGTACGGAGGCAGGCTTCCGGTCCACGTCCGGTGCCTGATCGATGAGGCAGCCAATATCGGCCAGATCCCCAATCTGGAGAAGCTGGTCGCGACGATCCGAAGCCGTGAGATCAGCGCCTGCCTGGTGCTTCAGGCCAAGTCGCAGCTGAAAGCCATCTACAAGGATAACGCCGATACCATCATCGGCAACATGGATTCGCAGGTCTTCCTCGGCGGTTCCGAACCAACGACCCTGAAAGATCTTTCGGAAGCTCTGGGCAAGGAAACGATCGATACCTTCAATACCTCGGACACACGAGGCAATAGTCCCAGCTACGGAACGAACTATCAGAAGCTCGGCAAGGAACTGATGACCAGAGATGAGATCGCGGTCCTGGACGGCAACAAATGCATACTGCAGCTGCGCGGCGTCAGGCCGTTCCTGTCGGATAAATATGATCTGACCCAGCACCCGAACTACAAATATACGGCTGACTTTGATAAGCGTTACACCTTTGATATCGAGAAGTTCCTCAATCACCGGATGAAGCTAAAGACGAACGATGAGTATGAAGTAGTGGAGGTAGATGAGGAAGCTGAAGAAACGGCAGAACCGTAGGCAGACGATTAATAGGCGGCTCATAGCGGCCGCTCTTACATACCGGCGACATCCTTGCGTGCCGCCGGTATATAGGTAAGAATGAAAGTAAAGAACCCGGAAAGGATGGGATGAAATATGTTTATACTCAGAATCTTACTCAAGACGGCACTGCTTCCCGTAGTGCTGATCCTGTTATTCGTAAAGGTCATTGTGAAGGTTGGAATGCAGCTCTCTTCCATTATTCTCGGCGGTCTGATCCTCTTTGTAGCCGGCTGCCTAATTTATACGATCACAAAACAGGCCTGGAGTCAGACCTTCCTTCTGGCCTTGATCGAAGCCGGTATCATGGGCATTACGATCGGGACCGCCGTCATCGAGAGCCTGATCGATGCAGCATTGATGGGAATTGCAGGCATTTGAAGCCTCTATTGAATTAACTTTTGCATATTTTTCGGGTCAATCACTTTTCTTATGGGATAGGTGGTATCCCAGGTAATTTCAGGTAGCACCTGGCTGTACCAGTGTCAAGGTCATCCGGCCATTTATCCCTCCCGCCCAAAGGGCGTGAGCATAAAAGGCCTTCTTCCCCTGACACTGCTCCATCCAGGAGCGGCAGGGTAATCAAGGGGCGTAAGGACGCCCCGGCCCTTAAACCGGGCCAAAAACAGTTGCATAGAAAAAGGACCATCGTCTATAGTTGAGACTGTATTTCCTGGCAGAAGTGTACAAACTCAACAAGGCGGTGGCCCGTACATGAATTATACACATACTGAGTCCGATGGACAACTGGCATTCTCTGAAAACAGATATACTTTTTTAAGCATCCCCTCCCGGCTGGAAGGCTTTAATAATTCTGACACAAGCGTACACCGGGCAGCTTCCGGCCGCGAAGTGTTGTGCTTTAACGGCAAGCTCGATCTGGCGGATGCTGACCGCAGATGTCCAAAGTGTGGAAGCCGTATGCACATCAACGGTCACCGGGATCTTACGCTCCGGCATCTTTGCTTTGGCGGAAGCCTCAGTGCGATCCATTTTGACCGCGTGCAGCTCATCTGCAAATGCGGACATTCCCATATGCAGTCTGTTCCGTTCAAAGCAGACGGCCATCAGATATCTGTGGAACTGTACCAGTATACCAGGGATCTGTTGGCACTTGGCACTTACACGCTCAAGCAGGTAGCTGAGATCACCGGGCTCGGAAAGAACACGGTCAAAGCCTTAGACCTTAAGCGCCTGAAGGAGCTCTATACCATCGACGGCACGAAACTGATCAGACCGGAGCAGCCGGCAAAAATGCTTGCCATTGATGAGTTCAAGCTCCACAACGGCCACCGCTATGCCACCCACATCATAGATCTTGATACCGGCCATATCCTCTGGATCTCCCATGGGAAGAAAAAGCAGGTGGTCTATGACTTCATCGACCATGTCGGCCTGGAATGGATGGACTCTGTCGAGGCCGTCGCCTGCGACATGAACTCCGATTTCCAGGAGGCTTTTGAGGAAAAATGCCCCTGGATACAGCCGGTGTTCGATTACTTCCACATCGTAAAGAACTTCAACGACAAGGTGGTCAGTGAAGTCCGCAAGGACGAGCAGCGCCGCCTGTATGAGGAAGGCCTTATGGAGGAGGCAAGGGCTTTAAAAAAGACCCGTTACATCCTGATGTCAAGTCGATCAACGCTTCAGGCGAAAGATGCGCAAGCCAGGACAGGTGAGCCGATCAGCCGGTCCGGTTCCATCTTTCCCAAGGAAGAGTACGTCCGGAAAGAGGGTTATGAAGCAAGATATGACGAACTTCTCAGTCAGAACAAGCTTCTGTTCACGCTTGATCTGATTAAGGAGCGTCTGTCTCTTTCCTACACCCGCACTGATGAAGCCCGTATGGCGGATGACATCACCTGGATCATGGATACCTGCAGTGCATCCGGAAACAGTCATCTTCAGTGGTTCGGAAGACTCCTTGGAAACCACTTTGAGGGCATCATAGCCCATGCAACTTATAAAATCTCCTCTGGCAAGATGGAGGGCATCAACAACAAGATCAAAGTCTTACGGCGACAGGCCTACGGACTTCCGGATGACGATTATTTCTTCCTCAGGCTGTTTGACGCCAGCAGGAAGGGTTATATTCGCAACCCCTTATCCCATAAGATTTGTGATTGAAGCTATTTTTCAAAAAATCTCTTGGAAAGTATTGACCCCTACGTTACGTCATGGTTTATAGTGACCTTACCAAAGGCGAGGGAGTGATGAACTATGATGACTGTTAACGAAGTAAGCAAGCTGACAGGCGTGAGTATACGCACCCTGCAGTATTACGACAAGATCGGGCTGCTTCATCCGGCAAAATATACAGAGGCAGGCTACCGGCTGTATGACGATGCGGCACTGGAGACCCTGCAGCAGATCCTTCTCTTCAGAGAACTGGAATTCCCTCTGAAGGATATTAAGGAGATCATCAGCAGTCCGGATTTTGACAGGAGCAAGGCCCTGGAGCAGCAGATCGAGCTTCTGAAGCTTAAGAAGGAACACATCGAGAACCTGATCGATCTTGCCGTTGGAATAAAAGCGATAGGGGTGAAACCATTGACATTTGATGCATTTGATACAAGAAAAATAGACGAGTATGCCGCGCAGGCGAAAGCCTCCTGGGGCACAACGCCGGCCTATAAGGAATATGAAGAGAAATCCAAAGGCCGTACAAAGGAAGACAACATGAAGATCCACCAGGGACTGATTGATATTTTCGGAGAATTCGGACAGATCCGGAATACAGATCCCGCATCGGAGGAAGCGCAGGCGATGGTAAAGAAACTGCAGGATTATATCACAGAGCATATGTATACCTGCACGAAGGAGATCCTCAGCGGCCTTGGAATGATGTATGGAGGCGGAGGCGATTTCACATCAAATATCGATAAGATGGGCGGCGAAGGCACGGCTGAATTTGCCTCCCGGGCAATTGAGATTTATTGCAGATAAGCAGTCCGCCAGATACGTCTGCCAAAATGACAACTGAATAATGCCATTACATAGAACGGTCCTGAAGCCATAAACTTCGGGGCCGTTTTGTGTTGCCTGAAAACGGGACGATCCCTTACCTCAAGGCCGATCGCGGCAAGAAAAAACAAAAGAAGGAGCATCCGAAGTGACCGGTCACGCTCAGGCAGAGACTTTATTCACCGCCCTTTAAGGGCAGATTTCTTATAAGGAGGCCTCACGTATGGCATTTTTCAACAGTGCAGTCCAGGTACTGCAGACTCTCGTCGTGGCCCTCGGAGCCGGTCTCGGTATCTGGGGCGCAATCAACCTGATGGAAGGTTACGGCAACGACAACCCCGGCGCCAATGCTCATGTACGGTAAGGAAGCAAGCAACCGAAAACAAGAGATAGACCGCCAGCACTACACTATTCCGAACCAAAGACCAAAAGATAAGCATTGTGGGAAAATCTAAACTTTTGGATTTTCCTACAATGCCAACTACGGCGGAATCCCTCCCACTCCTTATATCTTTCTGTATACATTGAATTTGTATTTAGTAAAATGCAGACAACACCACGGATCGGCTTTTGGTTGGACAATTCCAACCAAACACCACAGCAGACAGCAGAAAACATTCTGAACGCTAGGAAGCCGGTATGATTGTTACATATAAGGGGAAGAAAAATTTCTTTTAGGTACTTGCTTTCCTAAAACTGATGTGATACAATGATTTAATCCAGAAAAGGAGTAAAAAATATGCGGCAAGGTATTCTTAAATAAAACTATAATCAAATAGTGGGAACAAAGGATTATGATAGCTCCTTTTGTAGGGGCTTAGTTTTTTGTACCCAATTTAAGAATACTTTTGCCTTATCAATTTTGACATATCCCCAAAAACAGCAATCACAAACAGGTGTATGCTGTATATGTGTATGTCCGCAACTTATAATCCCCAGTGGTAAAAGTATTTTACTGCTGGGGATTTTTATGCCCTTTGGGGCTGTAAAGGGAGGACAATCACATGAAAATAATCAATATTGGAATTCTTGCCCATGTAGACGCTGGAAAGACGACCTTGACGGAGAGCCTGCTATATGCCAGCGGAGCCATTTCAGAACCGGGGAGCGTCGAAAAAGGGACAACGAGGACGGACACCATGTTTTTGGAGCGGCAGCGTGGGATTACCATTCAAGCGGCAGTCACTTCCTTCCAGTGGCACAGATGTAAAGTTAACATTGTGGATACGCCCGGCCACATGGATTTTTTGGCGGAGGTGTACCGCTCTTTGGCTGTTTTAGATGGGGCCATCTTGGTGATCTCCGCTAAAGATGGCGTGCAGGCCCAGACCCGTATTCTGTTCCATGCCCTGCGGAAAATGAACATTCCCACCGTTATCTTTATCAACAAGATCGACCAGGCTGGCGTTGATTTGCAGAGCGTGGTTCAGTCTGTTCGGGATAAGCTCTCCGCCGATATTATCATCAAGCAGACGGTGTCGCTGTCCCCGGAAATAGTCCTGGAGGAAAATACCGACATAGAAGCATGGGATGCGGTCATCGAAAATAACGATGAATTATTGGAAAAGTATATCGCAGGAGAACCAATCAGCCGGGAAAAACTTGCGCGGGAGGAACAGCAGCGGGTTCAAGACGCCTCCCTGTTCCCAGTCTATCATGGCAGCGCCAAAAATGGCCTTGGCATTCAACCGTTGATGGATGCGGTGACAGGGCTGTTCCAACCGATTGGGGAACAGGGGGGCGCCGCCCTATGCGGCAGCGTTTT harbors:
- the mobQ gene encoding MobQ family relaxase, yielding MIPIAIYHCNISIVSRGKGKSAVAAAAYRSGEKLTNEWDGMTHDYTRKGGVVHTEIMLPPHAPPSFSDRSTLWNSVELYEKAGNAQLAREIDAALPIELSREEQIRLVREYCSSQFVSRGMCVDYAIHDTGKGNPHCHIMLTMRPLDERGAWAAKSQKEYDLDENGERIRLPSGRYKTHKVDLTGWNDKGNALLWRKAWADISNAYLERAGSPERIDHRSNAERGIGEIPTVHMGVAACQMEKKGIATEKGELNRNIQKANRLIREIRAQIGKLKEWIADLFKAWETAPEQPQQSPGLANLLMKYLSVQREKSRKYSQRWQQQHTADELKTIAAAVNYLTEHGISTLDELDAALSSVSEQADTIRAGMKTAEERMKKLQKLIEYGKNYTEYKPVHDELKKLQNGWTNKRDKYEEAHRAELTLWNAASRYLHANLPKGTKTLPIAEWEQEYADLKTQRDSDYAKLKDTRADVSELQKIRKCVDIALRADQPEQTQTRTKRHDIDR
- a CDS encoding AAA family ATPase; this translates as MYYTQEQIDRANQADLVLFLQSQGEPLERAGQEYRWKRHDSLTVRGNKWYRHSQSKGGGPIDFVMEFFGKSFTEAVELLTGEKGAAPPPDRPSSAPLSDFRLPPRSPDNRTARNYLTAARRIDEDVTGFFFASGDIYEDAAHHNAVFVGRDEDGIPRYAHSKGTAGNFRLDVKGSDKAFNFCYRGEGERVFVFEAPVDLLSFLCLFKKDWQKQSYLSLGGVGEKALLRFLSDRPNIKTVYLCLDSDEAGNDACSRLVKLMPEGYTVHRLIPLFKDWNEVLQHRAEITDGKYLREAVYGLKEPPQEETVEIIRMSEVDTQTVEWLWEPYIPFGKVTIVQGNPGEGKTTFALRLAAACTNRKPFPHMAVHEPFNVIYQTAEDGLGDTIKPRLMEAEADLDRILVIDESKQGLSLSDERIERAIRQTGARLIILDPIQAYVGEKTDMNKANEIRPMFRRLAEIAERTGCAVILIGHLNKAAGGQSAYRGLGSIDFRAAARSVLLIGRVKREPNVRVIVHDKSSLAPEGKPIAFCLDPETGFSWIGEYDITADELLSGAGGNTATKTEQAERLILDLLADGKELASEDLVKAAAEAGISERTVQNAKRNMGGVLGARRVGGQWYNFIKKKQPPEPAS
- the ltrA gene encoding group II intron reverse transcriptase/maturase, whose protein sequence is MAQKAKKKSKMRHAEYYDMQKTFDDLYADSKNGEVFGNLMEIISAPNNIKLAFRNIKGNDGSHTAGTDGRTIESLAVMPEDKFVKLIQKQFRRYEPKAVRRVEIPKPNGKLRPLGIPCIVDRIVQQCILQVMEPICEAKFYEHSYGFRPCRSAENAISYAYGLAQMNKLHYVVDVDVKGFFDNVDHKKLLRQIWTLGIRDTKLIQIIKAMLKAPIEMPNGETVLPSKGTPQGGILSPLLANIVLNELDWWIASQWDEMVGHMKHPCKVTYYPNGAEKKCNSYTALKKSNLKEMRIVRYADDFKIFCRTKEDAEKTYHAVKDWLWKRLKLEVSDEKSKVTNLRKRDSEFLGFRIKLRRKGNSWVITSNICDKATQRISKEMAESVRAIQSSKTAEEISLNVGDYNAKVIGVQDYYCIATRINLNFSDIARPINGQLLHRIDGIKKQGEIKNRYLRKRYGKSKQMRWVGETPLVPLAYVQFKIPMRKSRKINPYTPEGRAEIHDNLRIDVNSMLWLMRHPIPTESVRYNDNRVSLYAGQDGKCAITGKELDVYTCVCYRKVNDCKKGNDSYQNLMLLSLQGLAIVSSDDMASVAALVKEYSLNAKAITKVNKLRATAGLPLLAVK
- a CDS encoding ISL3 family transposase: MNYTHTESDGQLAFSENRYTFLSIPSRLEGFNNSDTSVHRAASGREVLCFNGKLDLADADRRCPKCGSRMHINGHRDLTLRHLCFGGSLSAIHFDRVQLICKCGHSHMQSVPFKADGHQISVELYQYTRDLLALGTYTLKQVAEITGLGKNTVKALDLKRLKELYTIDGTKLIRPEQPAKMLAIDEFKLHNGHRYATHIIDLDTGHILWISHGKKKQVVYDFIDHVGLEWMDSVEAVACDMNSDFQEAFEEKCPWIQPVFDYFHIVKNFNDKVVSEVRKDEQRRLYEEGLMEEARALKKTRYILMSSRSTLQAKDAQARTGEPISRSGSIFPKEEYVRKEGYEARYDELLSQNKLLFTLDLIKERLSLSYTRTDEARMADDITWIMDTCSASGNSHLQWFGRLLGNHFEGIIAHATYKISSGKMEGINNKIKVLRRQAYGLPDDDYFFLRLFDASRKGYIRNPLSHKICD
- a CDS encoding MerR family transcriptional regulator; protein product: MMTVNEVSKLTGVSIRTLQYYDKIGLLHPAKYTEAGYRLYDDAALETLQQILLFRELEFPLKDIKEIISSPDFDRSKALEQQIELLKLKKEHIENLIDLAVGIKAIGVKPLTFDAFDTRKIDEYAAQAKASWGTTPAYKEYEEKSKGRTKEDNMKIHQGLIDIFGEFGQIRNTDPASEEAQAMVKKLQDYITEHMYTCTKEILSGLGMMYGGGGDFTSNIDKMGGEGTAEFASRAIEIYCR
- a CDS encoding Maff2 family mobile element protein yields the protein MAFFNSAVQVLQTLVVALGAGLGIWGAINLMEGYGNDNPGANAHVR